GATGGAGGTTTTCACGTGTAGAAAGAGCATTGTGGCATAAAGACTACATAAATATGCGAAGCTTCGGGGATGTCTTCATATCTAGATCTTGCGCCAAAGGTGTCGTGGAGTTTGATAGGAGGATGATGCGCAACTTAGTTCATTTGTGTTTGTTGTAGCTCTGAGGGAGTTGTAACCATTTGTAACTGTATATACTCCGTTTTGAGTTCCCTTCCAAATGATCTAATCGACTGTACATTGGGTACAAAGTTGAATAGTTAGGATTTCCTCAACTGTTTGGTCGTCAAAAGAATTGCGCAGCAAAGATTCATTCCATCTGTTATGACTCAGTAAGATGAAGGCCGCAACCTTCTTTGGTTCTCCTTGGGGCGCAAGCCCGCCAATGATACCTCTTGCAAGCCATCCGTCTTCTCGAATTGAGATTCGTTTCCCATCTCCAACTGACCATTGTATATTATTCATTATCGAGTCTCTGCTGGTCAGTATACTCTGCCAGCCCCAGAATGGTCTTGCCCTTTTTCGGCATGCCAGAATTCCTTTGAATGATAGTAAAGATCTTTAAATAGTTTACTCCATAAGGAAGTGGGGTTTTGTATGAGACGCCACGCCTATTTTTCTAGTAAAGCTTTATTGAAGGTGATGAGATCATGAAAGCCCATTCTGCCGGTGTCCTTTCTAGTTTTAAGAGAATCCCATCACTTCCAATATATACCTGCCTTGCTGTTATTATTTTGCCACCAGAATTTGGCAATTTTCTGCTCAATAAATTTgcaaagagatacatgaatcttaaaaataGACATCGCATACTGTGGGATTGCTTGGACAACggttttaattaaaatttccttACCACCTTTTGAAATGAACTACTCTTTCCAGCCTTCCAGTTTTGAATTCGCTCGACCTATTATCCAAGAGAACATCTCCTTTTTTTATCTTCCCCAGTCCGATGGTATGCCTAAGTATTTACCAGTCTTGGTAATCATAGGAACTCAAAGTTCTTGGGCCAAATTTTCTTGTAGACGAGTAGGACACGCCTTGCTGAAGAGAATGCCAGATTTGTTCCAATTCACAGTCTGACCCGTTGCTAAGCAATATTGGTTAAGGATATTAGCTAGGTTTTGACATTCTTGTAGTTTGCCATCTAGGAAGAAtatagcatcatcagcaaaaaataaatgagaaaggGTAGGACACCACCTCTTTAATTGAATGCCTTTGAGATTTCCCATTCTCATAGCTTGATGGATAAGTATGGATAGTAAATTCACCACCAGGATGAACAAGTATGGAGAGAGAAGGTCGCCCTGTTTGAGCCCTCTAGATGGGTGAAAATAAGGTAGGTTGTCTCCATTGAATTTGACACTGAGTGAAGCAGTTGTAATgcattgcatcacccattgGACCCATATTGTGTGAAAACCCAATTTGAGCATATAATCCTATacaaaatcccattcaacccgATCATAGACCTTCTGCATATCTAATTTTAGGACCGCTTGaaagtgtttctttttgtttctgatCCTAATATGATGGAGGACCTCTTGCACTACTAATATGTTATCTTGAATCTGGCGACCACTAACAAAAGCATATTGCTCTATGGAAATCAGCTCTGGCAACCAAGGTTTAAGACGATTTGCTAATACCTTTGAGATGATCTTGTACACATAGTTGCAAAGGCTGATTGGTCGGTATTAGTCAAGTTGTTCCGGGTTGGGTACTTTGGGGATTAAGGATATAGTTGTCTGATTGAGTCCAGGTTGCATAACGCCAGAGTGAAAAAATTCTTGTACCAAGTGAAATAGATCGTCCTGTAGAATATCCCAATGATGTTGGTAGAAAAGCCCATTTAGTCCATCTAGCCCTAGTGCTTTTGTGGCTCCCAACTGAAAGGTTGCTTGTCATATTTCCTCTTGAGTAACAGCTTGTGTGAGATTATTGTTTATTTCCTTCGTTACCATCTGTGGGCATTGCATCAATATAGGCCCGTAATCACGATGCCCCATGATGGTGTACAATGTTGTGAAGTAATTCATGGTCATgtcttttagtttttgttgatcGCAAACCCATGTTTGATCTGCATCATGTAGCATACTTATTCGATTTCTTTGTCTACATTGAATAGTGGAGGTGTGAAAAAATTTGGTGTTCTTGTCTTCCCATCTCAGCCAGTTAATTCGTGATCGCAATGCCCAATATTGCTCTCCCTGTTGCCAAAGGTGTTGAATTTCCATTTGCAAGCAAGTTACCTCCTCTTTATCGTGATGGTTATTTGGTTGGTTGATGATATGTTGGAGTTGCTATTTCAAACAGTTGATTTGATGATATCCATTGGCAAATTTTCTTTGACTCCATGTAGCAAGAGCAATTGAAACAGCCTTGAGTTTGTTTGAAATAGTTGGGCCTGACCTTGGAGTGGAATCCCAGGATTCAACTATAACTTTGTGGCACTCTTGATCTTGAAGCCAGAAAGCCTCAAAGGTaaatcttcttctccttttgatAGGTTTGGCTTCAGTTGTTAGTAATAGTGGGCTGTGATCCAAACCCATGGCAGGTAAGGCGAAAACCTCAGCTTCTACAAATGTCAGACGCCAATCCATTGTACAAAGGGTGCGATCCAGTTTTTCTTTAACTAactcctctccctctctattATAACCCAAGTGTATGTGCAACCCTTGCTTTCAACTTCCATTAGTGAACAAGTATCTATAAAATTACGAAAAGACTACATACGATAGTGATCCGCTAGGCGCTTACTTGTTTTCTCCCAGTGGTAAAGAATTTCGTTGAAGTCTCCAACACACACCCATGGTAAAGTGTTGTGGTTGCTAAATCGGCGCAGCTCATCCCATAGGCGTTGTCTTTGAGTGTACACCAAAGGCACGTGAAGACAAGTGAGGCGCATGGGTAATCCATTATCCGTGCAAATCATATCCATATAGTTCGTTGTTTGATTGTCGATAGATATAGAGACTATCTCATTCCAAAACACCGCTAGTCCTCCTACTAGTCCAATAGGATCTTCAATTAGACAACTAGGAAAATTTAATCTCTTTTGGATTCTTATCAGCACTACATTTTGATTCTTtgtctccatcaaaaacactACATGGGGCTTTTCTTAGGCCACTAGGGCCTTTAGGGCTcaaactgtcaggggattgcctaAATTGACAGTTCCAGCTAAGAATCTTCATTTGTCATGGGGTGGCTTATTCGGGCTAGCCACCACAGCCCATCTACTTGGTTCTTCAACCGCGAAGATTGGAGTATCCATCAAATGCAAGTCATCAAACTCCTCTAGTCCATGGGATTTCAGCTCATAAGGATTGTACCTTTTAACTTTCTTTGTAGGACTTGCTTTGGGAATTAAACggttgctttttattttcttctgtttGGAAGCGCCAGCAGCTGTGATTGGTTGATCTTCAGGGTGTGTTGATGCAGGGGTTTTTGCAGGTAGTGGTAATATGCCTTCTGAAGGGCCTAATTGATGTCGCCATTTGAGTGGTTCGGCTAAGGTGAGAAGAGGTTGATCTGCTGGAGGCTCGATAGGTACTTTATCCCTTCCCTTGCTATGTTGTTCCACTGTTATTAGTTGGTTGGAGGGTTGAGAAGTTTCCGGTATCATATCTTCTACGTCATCTTGGTTGTTGTTCGTCTCATAAAAGTCTATCCAAAAGGGGCTGTGTTCCTTAACTTCAGCGCGAAGCCATTGGCCAAAATAGAGAGTATCTTTCCTGTCcattttttcttcatcgaaagGAAAGGTTTTGCAATGCATAGCATAATGACCAGGTATTCCACACGAATAGCAAAAATGGGATAGTTTTTCATAGCGGAAATTTAGCCATATATTCTTCCCTTCTAATCGAATCAGCTGGCCAGGTTTGAGAGGGTCTTGAAGGTTGATTTCCACTCAGGCTCGCCCAGCTCTATAGGTACCATCTCTGTTTTCTAATTTAACTTCTAGCACCTTTCCCACATGTCTCACTACTCTATTGATCATATTTTCAGTGCACCTTTCTAGAGGGAGCCTAAATATCTGAATCTAGAATGCACATGTTGTGAAGTCATAACAGTGGAGGGGTGTGTTCGATAACCAAAGCTTGAGGATTACCAAATGGTGTGACAAAAGCCAAGGTCCGTCTTCTAAAACTCTCTGCTTGTCAACTTCCTTAGTAAATTTAGCCACATATAGCCCTACTTCAGGTTGGGAGATGTCGACATTTTCCGTGTGCCAAGCTCGTTTCATGGTATTTTGGAAAGCCTGGAAATTAATTGAGGGGTTAGATAGGATTTTACCTACCAAAATCAATTTGTATTCTTCTAACTTTTCTGTTGGAGCAACCTCGTCATAGACTTCAACTTCCTGTTCGGGCCAAAAGCGACCCAATCTATGGCATAGAGCTGCTAGTCGAGCGTCTTCATCCTAGTTGGTGTGCTCCATTGGCAATTCGACAGAATAGGGCAGCTTCAGCAGGGATAAACTAGTCTGGATAGAAAGGCCATAGGTGCAAGATAAAATGGGCAACAAGGGATTCCTTTACTCGACAATCAGACCATCGAGCGAGGCATCAATTTGGTCAAGATGGACCAAGGGGATGCTAGAATAGAGGAATTGATGCATGCAGAATAGAATGGTGGGAGATGAAGGAATACCTAGAGGCCAAGCACATTTGTGGCACTGGGAAAGACGATTGTGAAAGAGGGAGGGCACTTGTGAGGGGAAGGAAAGAAGGTTGTGGATGAAGTTCGGAGGCAAAATTCAGCTAGGAATGGGAGGCATGGTGGGTTGAGTGATGCGATTAGGGTTGAAGAGTTCAGGAGCTATGGCATTGAAGATGGGATAATGCATTGAGCGCTCGCAAGCCGAGTAACAGGCAAAGGGAGATCGTGAGAGAAAGAACAAAGATGAAGGTTGGAGATTAGGGTTCAGGGATTAACTACCATGGCGGTAGAGACAACTCCACATAACAAGAGAGATGAGGAGAATCGAGGTGAGTGGTTGAAATACATAGAAAGACGAGTGACGGTGGAAATCAGATACCCTGTAAAGGAACCTCACAAGGGTAAGTTTAAGTTCACGTCACTTAAAGATATCTCCCTAGACCTAATTcagtaaaaatcttaaattacgGGGCACATGTCATTTACTAagcttaattttcttttttaaacaaaaaaaaaattatctcaccATATACAACTGGACCGTTCTTGAGAACTAATGATCTGACACATTTCTTagtaaactttttttgtaaacAAAGCAACGTTatgcatttttattatcaatcgtaaatttctaattatagtATAACTTATTTGGCTCAAGTAGTTGAATTCAGTCATAAAACTTACAAATATTTGACATCATATATGGAGCCTATTTCACAATAAACCTAATATTAATCTTAGAACAGTAGTATAGAAACTTCAACATCTTATTaggttaaatttaaaaaaaaaaaaaaaggataaagagaattcactaaacaaAATGGAATATAATAGTTGTTTTTTCAtctaaattacaatttattttaatcaaGTTGTCAaattcaataaatcaaaagtataGAAAATGAAGCAAAACATAAATCATGCCACATCAAGATTACAGCAAAAttactatttatttatcatcaaaatattataaatattaaaattcacaaTCTATTGAAAACATAGTGTTTCTCCATTCCATTTAGAATTCAAAATGATAGATAAGATAATTTATTATACAAATTCTCTTAATACGATGTCACAACACTTCAAAAATACCGATAAGACATAGCTCGCGAGCTTTCATGAACCTTACTTTGTTGTGCTGCAACTTTTGCCTTTTATTTCACAACTCAAATCGATTTTAGATGATTATTAAAGAGTCAGGGTGCGAAGCTTTAACTTAACCAAAGATACTTTAATTTAACTAAGTAATAGATAAAGAAATATAAAGATAGAGCTTTCAATATATCTCCTAATTTAGCTTTTAGAGCATAAAACCGCAAATAACAAACATATtgtcttccttttcctttccacaagataattttcacaCGAGTTAAGCCTGTTTTTACAATTACAATTTGATTCATTTTGTCATAGCTTAAGATAATATTAACTGAAATGTCATTTTGGATTTCGCTATCCTTCCCTATTTACAAAACATAACATTAGAACATCCCTTCTTTCCCGTGTAAATTTCACGATCCCTAGATAtatgatatttatatattaatataataaacATTGTTGTTTAATAACTCTTGACTCCTCTTTTAttccacattttttttctttttgggtcgaTATTAACTATTCAAAATTGTGATTATCAACCTAGGTAAGCTTAATTTTCTATTAAGATTAAGTGAGTCAAAATGGGCTAATAGATGGTTATGAAATTATTGTTGACCGGGTCAGATACAAGttaatgtaaaaataaaataagaaagtcTAATAAATGGATTAAACTAAGGAGACGATCTCCAAGTAACCCTtttaagagaaataaaaagaacaatccttttttaataaatgtagcctaaatctattttttctttttctttttttgcccttATCCAATTGAATGCTTAACgttttattttgatatatgttGAGTATTCTCATGTGTGGGTGAACCCAATTCAAATGAATTTTGACTCGAAAAATCACAAggttaatttattttatagaaTACGCATGAGAATTTTGTATCGACAAACTATTCCTAGCAATTAATTACCACTCGCCATTGAATTTTGTATCCACAAACTATTCCTAGCAATTAATTACCACTCGCCATTCAAAGGGTAATGggtaattttttcaaaaatatctttgaaaaaGGCATTACTTATGGCTTGATTATCGGCcccttttgtgaaaaattgaaaatattttctatcacTAGCGACACTTGCGATGTAATTtattaagggaaaaaaatgcaattcGAATAGAAAGTAGTGATTTACAGAGAGAACCCTCCAAAAAATCTCATTTGTTGGGAAAGAGCAGAAATACCATGCGCTATATTTCCCCAAACacagaattaaattgcatttaatgTTCGTATCCTCATGTCATGGCCAACACGGACCGTCGGATACCATCTCATTCTCTGGTTGGATCCGATCGGACGGATTAAAATCCTTCAcagacagaaaaaagaaactcaaattaaaaataaattaaaaaaagaaaagccgcTTCCTCAAAATCCACCGGCTGTTCCGTTCGCCGGTGCACCTCTCCGGTCACACGAACAGTCTCAGGAGCTTCGCGTCCTGCCTCGGCCACCCACCCTCCGACGACCCGCTCCGCCACGTTGCCGTCGTCGTCTCCgactcctccccctcctccgatggggtcgccggccgccgccgccgccgccgccgctgcaaGTCGGGAGACATCAGGGACAGGTCGAGGCGATCCTCTCCGGCCTTCGTGGGCTCGTCCCGAGGCGGCTGCGGatgccgcggcggcggcggcggcggcggcggcggcgatggtggGCTCCGAGGCCTAAAGTGGTCCGCCTCCGACACCGAGCTCCGGTCGAGCTCGAACGACGGGACGGCGTCCGCGGGCTCGAGGAGCGCGTGCGGCGCGCCGCCGCGGAGCACCGTGTCGACCGCCGCCTCGCAGAGCCGCCAGTTGCCGGCCCAGATCAGCCCCACCGCCCCTCCCACGGGGTTCACCGTCCTCCCCACCGCTTCGAACAGCAGAGACTGAAACAGAGCTGCGAAGAAAACGCGCCAAGAATCATCAAAACCCATATCGAAAACACTCCAGACGACCGAATCATCGACGCGAGAATTCCAACGCGAATTCACCCAGGAAGGAGCTCGGGACACGGATGAGCTCGCTCCGGCCCGTTTCCAATGGCGGAAAAGATCATTTTTCGTTGCCACTCCTCGTCAACGGACGAAGGTGGTGCGCAGAATAGTTGGGGTGGGGATCGTACCGGGGCGGTGGGAGGCGGGGACGGCGGAGACGAAGGACATGAGGGCGGCGCGGCCGAAGAACTTGGCGACGAAGAGGGTGGcgtgggcctgggcctgggggGAGTCGATGAGCTGGAGGCACTGCCGGAGCATGCAGGTGTCACTGCAGCCCTTGCGGAGGACCCGGCATCCATTGCAGCTCATCCTCTTATCATCCACTCAACTCGACCGCTACTCAGAAcgacagagaaacagagagagacagagacacgGAGATACAGAAACAGAGAGGTACAGAGAGGATGGCTATGGGGGAATTTTTCGAGCAAAGGCTTGCTCAAGAAGGGTAGATATTAGAGAGAGATagggagagaaggagggggagggTTAACCGTGGTTAGGTGAGGGGTTAACCGTGGTTAAGGGAAGATGGTACGGATCATCATCATGGGGGTTCTTACTTCTTGGGTTCCGAGgaatttgggggagggggagagagagaggcggctcCGTGTCCCCGCAGAAACGGTGCGGCGTTTTCCCTCTTCCCTCCgtcccccaccaccaccaccaccaccaccaccatctgcAGATTCCTTCCTTGGCGTGGATGCCCGTCCTTGCCTGCTCCCTAccgaatttccctttttttccttttttccacttttgggttttgtttttctttaaataaggGTTCTTATTCCTCACAGTCACATATTATTCTTTCCTCGGATGGAGGTTATAATCGGGAGCAATAggcacttcttcttcttttttttaattagagtagataacaaaaaaaaaaaaatgcacatccTAAGTGGGAGATCATAGTGGTGGGTATTGTTAGCTTCCCCAAGTATAGTCACTTTGTTGGGTGATCGGCCAACGCCGTTCGATAGTCCAGTGGCAACACCAGGTGGTCGGTGAAGTCGATAGCCAAGCATGCCATGATAGTCGGCGAGAGTTGATAGCTTGGCAAGTGGAGTTttgggcataaaaaaaaaatggatgtgTGTCGATGTCTATCGAAGAGTTTTTCCCCCATTAATCATGATATTTTAGGAATCCTTTAGTGACAGCTCAAATCGaaacaaatcaacaaaattatatGTCAAATCTTAATTGATTGGAGACACGTTATTAGATTTAATTTGAAACCAAAGCTATTGGAGTGAAAACATTCACGGACATAAAAACGGGAAATCATTATATCTTGGATCATGCATCATATTGTTTGTTCGTATAAGTGTGCAACTGAGCATATATTAACCTCACTAAACTTTAGGTCAAAACAATCTAGGATAGCTACAcatttataaaacaaaaaaaaaaaaagaaaaaaaaaccaataacCTAAATGATCATAGTTCGTTCTTTTAGTCCAGATTCTATGAAGGTaggatcacaaaaaaataaataaatataaccATTTACTCTTCATGTCCGAATCAAGTCGAGTATCAATCGGGGCCTAAACAAAATAGGTCAATAGAGGTGAGACATTTGCATTCTCTTACTTGACTAATTTCGCAATGCACATCAATGATCAATCCACATATGGCAGGCAAGACTTCGATTACAAAATGGCCGGCACAATTGTGAAGGTTgctttgattgaaaaatattagtAGCATTAACGACTTAGACTACGAGTTGGACCACTTGGcattttgtttgttctttgATAGTCCGATCACTTAATTTTTATTGTGCTTGTAATAACtaatttaaaaataactaattttggttgatccttttatgataatttttttcttaagataCTAAAATGTCACTTAACTATTGATTTTAACAACTCATtcgatatgatatgatatgtcaccaattcaaaaataaaaaatcaagtcaagtattcttaaaattaaaaataaaaaaccctaCTTGGAATGCAATCGGAAGGTGGTTgtaattaagaaaataagacTAAAATGGGGTCAATAAGGAGTCAACTATACTATGATGTTAGGCTTATCTTAGGTTTAAAAAAAACCGCGTGGCACCTCTAGACTATATAAAATTTACTTGTCGAGATAatgaaagaagttgaaaaaatgGAACCACAATGCATTGATTCGTGCTTGCCTAGTGTTGCcaaaaggaaaagttaaaagCTTTGGTGCGAGTGGCTATGATTCCAAGGTACCGAAAAAGAGGACGAGAGAGTACACATCGAAATCATAGTCTTCTACTCGAGTACGTGGCATCTCTATCCGATTACCAACATGGACCACTTGACCATAAACAAATTAATTAATCgattaatcaattaatataataaacCTAGAATAATTATACCCAAGTGAACTTTCCGACCCAAAATCGGCTTGTTTGTGGGGAATGGGATTCCAACCCGACAAACCACGTTGTCCCAATCTCATAGGTTGtccatattattttattcataaaGGAGTTAAATTTTAATTCTATCCCACGTTTTCACAAGGTCCAACATGGCTTCCAAAGAGGTTTTGTGGAGGCTGGGGCCTTGTCATGAGCTGGGCTGGCGCGTGTACACGATCCCAAAGCTGTAGGGATTGTTTGGACAGTGATGGTTTTGGCCTCATtcgcatata
This Eucalyptus grandis isolate ANBG69807.140 chromosome 7, ASM1654582v1, whole genome shotgun sequence DNA region includes the following protein-coding sequences:
- the LOC104453101 gene encoding LOB domain-containing protein 37; the encoded protein is MSCNGCRVLRKGCSDTCMLRQCLQLIDSPQAQAHATLFVAKFFGRAALMSFVSAVPASHRPALFQSLLFEAVGRTVNPVGGAVGLIWAGNWRLCEAAVDTVLRGGAPHALLEPADAVPSFELDRSSVSEADHFRPRSPPSPPPPPPPPPRHPQPPRDEPTKAGEDRLDLSLMSPDLQRRRRRRRPATPSEEGEESETTTATWRSGSSEGGWPRQDAKLLRLFV